The window CTCCGGGTCTGTTGTTAAATCCTTCTTCGCCCTTCCGCATGACTTTTCGCGTCCCCATGGCAGTTAAATGGTCTGGTGCAACTGTCGTGCACAGTGGGAACATCACTTCTGAACTCCTGGATTCATACGCCTTTTCTGTGATTACCATGCTGGGAGCATCGGGAACCCTGTTTTCTGAAGAAAGGTGGTGCGGATAGCAGGACTTGAACCTGCACGCCTTGCGGCACTACCACCTCAAAGTAGCGCGTCTGCCAATTCCGCCATATCCGCAACGCAGCCTAAATTGAAGCACACCCTGGCGGGGAGCAAGTGGAATTTAGCCGACGGGACACGCAATCGCCAGCAAATCCCGGGAGATCATCGAAACTATTTCGCGAATTCCCGGTCCGGATTCTGCGTCAATGCCCTGTGCCGGCGCCTCGATTGAGGTGGATTTTTGGCCCGGTAATCGCTACGATTTTCACATGCCGGAAAAGAGTTTGACCGCCATTCCCCGCCCGCTGCGGGAGCAGTACGAAAAAGCCCTGGCCGCCCTCCAGCGCCAGAACTTCGATTACGCCATCGCCATCCTCGAACAAGTGCTCCTGAAGGAGCCGGGTTTTTATGCCGGGCGCGAGGCGTTGCGCGCCACCCAGGTGAAGCGCGCGGGCAACAAGGGCGGCTTTCTGAAAAAAATGTTTGGCACAGCAAGCAACTCTCCGCTGCTCGCCAAGGGCCAGATTGCGCTGCGCACAAACCCGGTTGACGCCATCAACATCGCCGAACAAATCCTCAACGGCGACCCGAACAATATTGCCGCGCATAAAATGCTCGCCGAAGCGGCTCTGACGGTTGACCTGCCGCGGACGGCAGCGTTGTCGCTGGAATTTGCCTTCAGAAAATCCCCCGACCGCGACGTGGCCATAAAGCTGGGCAAAGCGCTGTCGCAATGCGGCCAGTCGGAAAAAGGCGAGAAGATCCTGGCGGAACTGGCGAGCACCTTCCCCAACGACCCGGAGATCGGGCGCGTGCTGAAGAATGTTTCCGCGAACCGCACAATGTCTGAGGGCGGGTATGAGGCACTGGAGGGCGGCGGCGGTTCGTATCGCGATATTCTGAAGGACAAGCACGAGGCCACGACGCTCGAGCAGGAAAAGCGGGCCATGAAGAGTGACGACGTGGCGGGCCAGTTGCTGGCCGACTGCGAGGCGCGCATCGCACGGGAACCGGGCAATCTTCGCCTGCTGCGCTCCGCGGCGGAACTTAACGCGCAGAAAAAACAATTCGACAAGGCGCTGGAATATTACAATCGGATCACCGCCGGCGAGGGCACCTCCGACCCCTCGCTCGAACGGGCCATCGCCGAGACGACGGTAAAAAAGTTTGAGCACGCGCTGGCGCAGCTCGACCCGGCGGCGCCGGACCACGCCGAGCAGGCGGCGCGCATCAACGCCGAACGCGTCGCTTACGAACTCGAAGAGATCAAAAAGCGCGCGGAAAGATACCCGAACGATCTGGCGATCCGGTTTGAACTGGGCGAGCGATATTTCAAGGCCGGCAGAATCAGCGAGGCGATTTCCGAGTTTCAGAAGGCGCAGAACAATCCGCACAAACGGGTGCAGGCGATGAGTTACCTTGGCCAGTGCTTTGCGCGGCGCGGCATGAACGACCTGGCGGCGCGCACCCTGCAAAATGCGATCAAGGAAAAGCTCACCTTCGATGACGAAAAGAAGGAGCTGATTTATACGCTCGGCTGCGTGCTCGAGAAGATGGGCAAGAAGGAGGAGGCCATCGAACAGTTCAAACTGATTTACGAGAGTGATATTGGCTACAAGGATGTCGCGGCGAAAGTGGATTCGTATTATTCGGGGCAGTAGTCCGCATTTTCCCTGTGGTTCAATCGGCCGTGATCGTGCTCCCCGCCGGATATGTCCCTGATTTGACCGGTGCTTTCGTACTCGCAGGCGTACCAACAGCGTTAAGGGTGTATCTTTCCTTCAGAACGTAACGCGGAAATTTGCCATTCATCAAGTAGGGTGCGCGGTCAGACCATGTTGGAACTGCGCCGACAGGTTGTTTCTTATCCAACGCCCACTGATTCTTTGCGCCTTCGATGACCCGGAGGTTGTTAAAGATGCTGTTCAAGGGACCGGGTCCACTACGAATCCGGCTGGGAATCGCGATTGCAGCCATCAGAAGTAAAATGGCGGACACCGCAATCGCCACTCTCCATACACTAAATTCGCTGTCCGCTGCGCGTTGTACTTCCATACATGAGTCGGCGAGTCACCTATCACGCTGCAAAAGATACATTGCGAGCGCTTC is drawn from Candidatus Angelobacter sp. and contains these coding sequences:
- a CDS encoding tetratricopeptide repeat protein, with translation MPCAGASIEVDFWPGNRYDFHMPEKSLTAIPRPLREQYEKALAALQRQNFDYAIAILEQVLLKEPGFYAGREALRATQVKRAGNKGGFLKKMFGTASNSPLLAKGQIALRTNPVDAINIAEQILNGDPNNIAAHKMLAEAALTVDLPRTAALSLEFAFRKSPDRDVAIKLGKALSQCGQSEKGEKILAELASTFPNDPEIGRVLKNVSANRTMSEGGYEALEGGGGSYRDILKDKHEATTLEQEKRAMKSDDVAGQLLADCEARIAREPGNLRLLRSAAELNAQKKQFDKALEYYNRITAGEGTSDPSLERAIAETTVKKFEHALAQLDPAAPDHAEQAARINAERVAYELEEIKKRAERYPNDLAIRFELGERYFKAGRISEAISEFQKAQNNPHKRVQAMSYLGQCFARRGMNDLAARTLQNAIKEKLTFDDEKKELIYTLGCVLEKMGKKEEAIEQFKLIYESDIGYKDVAAKVDSYYSGQ